The Thermotoga sp. Mc24 genome includes a window with the following:
- a CDS encoding lysine racemase — MVYPRLLINLKEIEENAKKVVEMASRRGIEIVGVTKVTLGDPRFAETLRKAGIRILGESRIKNVLRMKKAGIEGPFMLLRLPMMSELVEDVRHFDYIMVSDPDVAKKVDELSREIKRNVKIIYMIDVGDLREGVWFEKAVEEIAQCKGANVVGIGTNFGCYGGIIPTREKFEILLDIKEKLEKNYGFNIEIVSGGNTPALYALENDEIPEGINQLRIGEAIVLGRDITNNRVIDWLSQDTFLIEAEVIEVKEKQSVPLGKKGLDVFGRKIEFVDRGIRKRAICALGEQDIDSRGLIPVDKGVEVLHASSDHIVLDVTDFGDVKVGDVFRFRMTYSCLLKAMTSPFVEKVYEPSI; from the coding sequence ATGGTGTATCCCAGGCTTCTGATAAATCTAAAAGAGATAGAAGAAAACGCAAAAAAAGTAGTCGAAATGGCCTCCAGAAGAGGTATAGAAATAGTCGGTGTTACCAAGGTAACCCTTGGTGATCCCCGTTTTGCGGAAACGCTCAGAAAAGCGGGTATCAGAATACTGGGTGAGTCCAGGATAAAGAACGTTCTCAGAATGAAAAAAGCAGGAATAGAAGGACCGTTCATGCTCCTGAGACTTCCCATGATGAGTGAACTTGTTGAAGATGTGAGGCACTTCGATTACATCATGGTCTCCGATCCTGATGTGGCAAAGAAAGTGGATGAGCTCTCCAGAGAGATAAAGAGAAACGTGAAGATCATATATATGATAGATGTGGGAGATCTCAGAGAAGGTGTTTGGTTTGAGAAGGCCGTTGAAGAAATTGCTCAATGCAAAGGAGCCAACGTTGTGGGAATAGGCACCAATTTTGGATGCTACGGTGGTATCATACCAACGAGAGAAAAGTTCGAAATCCTGCTCGATATAAAGGAAAAGCTGGAAAAAAATTACGGGTTCAACATAGAGATAGTCTCCGGTGGAAACACTCCGGCGCTCTACGCGCTGGAGAATGACGAAATTCCTGAGGGAATAAACCAGCTCAGGATAGGAGAGGCCATTGTTCTGGGAAGGGACATAACGAACAATCGAGTCATAGACTGGCTTTCTCAGGACACCTTTCTGATCGAGGCTGAAGTGATAGAGGTGAAGGAGAAACAATCCGTTCCTCTTGGAAAGAAGGGACTCGATGTCTTTGGAAGGAAGATTGAGTTCGTGGACAGGGGCATAAGGAAGAGAGCGATCTGCGCTCTTGGAGAGCAAGATATAGACAGCAGAGGTCTCATTCCCGTGGACAAAGGAGTTGAGGTACTGCACGCTTCGAGCGATCATATCGTCCTCGATGTTACGGATTTTGGAGATGTGAAAGTCGGTGACGTGTTCAGGTTCAGAATGACTTACTCCTGTCTTTTGAAGGCTATGACTTCTCCATTCGTGGAGAAGGTGTATGAACCCTCAATTTGA
- a CDS encoding RNA polymerase sigma factor: MNEKKLVEALKRKEDWAYEILYREFAPKIGSIAKSFLNTDDVDDVVQDVFLRIFKGIKKFRGDSKLSTWIYRIAVNVCKDYLQKYKKRNEFLTDFQEKDNEEEIYIQPEAKEDVFDEVLRSITAERVQKALEKLSPEDRLLIKLRDIDGLSYEEIASVLQKPVGTVKSRLHYARKRLGNLLKEGGTVER, from the coding sequence TTGAACGAAAAAAAACTCGTTGAAGCCCTCAAAAGGAAAGAAGACTGGGCATACGAGATTCTATACAGAGAATTCGCTCCAAAAATAGGAAGTATAGCAAAGAGCTTTTTGAACACCGACGATGTGGATGATGTTGTTCAGGATGTTTTTTTGAGGATTTTCAAAGGGATAAAGAAATTCAGAGGCGATTCAAAACTCTCCACGTGGATCTACAGGATAGCCGTGAATGTCTGTAAGGACTATCTTCAGAAGTACAAGAAGAGAAACGAGTTTTTGACGGATTTCCAGGAGAAAGACAACGAAGAGGAAATCTACATCCAGCCGGAAGCGAAAGAGGATGTGTTCGATGAAGTGCTTCGATCGATCACTGCTGAGAGGGTTCAAAAGGCTCTGGAAAAGCTTTCACCGGAGGACAGGTTGCTCATAAAACTGAGAGATATAGACGGGTTGAGCTATGAAGAAATAGCGTCCGTTTTGCAAAAACCTGTTGGAACTGTGAAAAGCCGTCTTCACTACGCAAGAAAGAGGCTGGGAAACTTGCTGAAAGAGGGTGGAACTGTTGAAAGATGA
- a CDS encoding radical SAM protein produces MRALIVDGYIDEPAAFGVPPYVSPYIRYLAGALVVHDVEVDYVTIDRMRKESLWEIANEYDFLFVFGGITVPGRYKGGTPLTLSELQRILSITRRPTKIVGGPIVGGYSLRGGSVARRFDIQADYLVSGDMEAFVVSYFRGVPDPEAKSDYELIDAVAPYGAVVLEKHPNFPHVICEIEVSRGCERRTFCSFCTEPLLHGRLKSRDVQAILKEIESLYRAGCRAFRFGRAANILAFGSDRNGGKPSPEILEELYSGTREVAPHLEVLHTDNANPSYLVTYEKECRKIVETIVRYNTPGDVFSFGVESFDENVLKKNNVQGSPEEFLKAIAVVNEIGGVRVDGIPKLLPGVNLIFGLPGETEETLKKNYSYLKRILDEGYLLRRINIRKLLAYPGTPVYEYLKNKKHRIKSHLHEQWKRKIREEIDREMLKRVFPAGTVLKKVIVEYREGKTSFGRQLGSYPILVGIPGNHSGVLDVVVVSHGERSVTALPYPSFINSMSLEELTAIPGIGSALARKIILNRPFRSWEDLKKVVPAETVNFLRKLGISLQQV; encoded by the coding sequence ATGAGAGCGCTCATAGTGGACGGTTACATAGACGAACCTGCCGCTTTCGGTGTCCCACCTTATGTGAGTCCGTACATCAGGTACCTCGCAGGTGCACTTGTGGTTCATGATGTAGAAGTCGATTATGTCACCATAGACAGGATGAGAAAGGAATCACTCTGGGAAATTGCGAACGAATACGACTTTCTTTTTGTTTTTGGTGGAATCACCGTGCCAGGTCGATACAAGGGCGGAACACCTCTCACCCTTTCAGAGCTTCAGAGGATTCTCAGCATCACAAGAAGGCCCACCAAAATAGTGGGAGGCCCAATAGTTGGGGGATATTCACTCAGAGGGGGATCTGTGGCAAGACGATTTGACATACAGGCGGATTATCTGGTGAGTGGAGATATGGAGGCTTTTGTAGTCTCCTATTTTCGAGGTGTACCCGATCCAGAGGCAAAAAGCGATTATGAGCTGATCGATGCGGTGGCACCTTATGGGGCCGTTGTCCTTGAGAAACATCCGAACTTTCCGCATGTCATATGCGAAATAGAAGTCTCGAGGGGTTGTGAAAGAAGAACGTTCTGTTCTTTTTGTACAGAGCCGCTTCTCCACGGAAGGTTGAAATCTCGAGATGTACAGGCCATACTGAAAGAGATAGAGTCCCTCTACAGAGCTGGATGCAGAGCATTTCGCTTCGGAAGGGCTGCAAATATCTTGGCGTTTGGATCTGACAGAAACGGAGGGAAGCCTTCCCCAGAGATCTTGGAAGAGCTGTACTCGGGTACCAGAGAAGTAGCTCCTCATCTGGAAGTTCTCCACACAGACAACGCCAACCCATCCTACCTTGTTACATACGAAAAGGAATGTAGAAAGATAGTTGAAACCATTGTCAGATACAACACACCAGGTGATGTGTTCTCCTTTGGAGTGGAGTCCTTCGACGAAAATGTTCTGAAGAAGAACAACGTTCAGGGTTCGCCGGAAGAGTTTTTGAAAGCCATCGCTGTTGTGAATGAGATAGGTGGAGTGCGGGTAGATGGAATACCAAAACTCCTTCCCGGTGTGAATCTGATCTTCGGTCTTCCGGGGGAAACGGAAGAAACCCTCAAAAAGAATTATTCATATCTGAAGCGCATTCTCGATGAAGGTTATCTTCTGAGAAGGATAAACATCAGAAAACTTCTCGCCTATCCGGGAACTCCGGTATACGAGTATCTGAAGAATAAAAAGCACAGAATCAAAAGCCATCTTCATGAACAATGGAAAAGAAAAATAAGAGAAGAGATAGATCGTGAAATGCTGAAGAGAGTCTTCCCTGCCGGCACTGTTCTAAAAAAGGTGATAGTTGAGTACAGAGAAGGAAAAACCTCTTTTGGAAGACAGCTGGGGAGTTATCCAATACTCGTCGGCATTCCGGGAAATCACAGCGGTGTGCTGGACGTGGTTGTAGTTTCCCATGGCGAACGATCGGTGACTGCCCTGCCTTACCCTTCCTTCATAAACTCCATGTCACTGGAAGAACTCACAGCGATCCCAGGGATTGGAAGTGCCCTCGCCAGAAAGATCATCTTGAATCGTCCCTTCAGAAGCTGGGAAGATCTCAAGAAAGTAGTTCCCGCCGAGACAGTGAACTTTCTCAGAAAGCTTGGCATTTCTTTACAGCAGGTGTAA
- a CDS encoding transcription repressor NadR yields the protein MKTVRQERLKSIVRILERSKEPVSGAQLAEELSVSRQVIVQDIAYLRSLGYNIVATPRGYVLAGGKSGVSRLVAVKHAPEEIKEELLCVVRNGGRIVDVIVEHPVYGEIRGIIDVSSEEEVLKFVNLMEMAKTEPLLTLSGGVHLHTIEAPDEETMERIMRELKKKGFLIEEG from the coding sequence ATGAAGACCGTTAGACAGGAAAGATTGAAGTCTATCGTAAGGATTCTCGAGAGATCAAAAGAACCCGTCAGTGGAGCTCAGCTGGCAGAAGAACTCAGTGTGAGTCGGCAGGTAATTGTCCAGGATATCGCCTACTTGAGAAGTCTTGGTTACAACATCGTGGCCACGCCAAGGGGATACGTGCTTGCGGGTGGAAAATCCGGAGTCTCGAGGCTTGTAGCTGTGAAGCACGCGCCAGAAGAGATAAAAGAAGAATTACTCTGTGTGGTGAGAAACGGTGGAAGAATAGTCGATGTGATTGTGGAACATCCGGTTTACGGTGAAATAAGAGGTATCATCGATGTTTCCTCCGAGGAAGAGGTCTTGAAATTTGTAAACTTGATGGAGATGGCAAAGACAGAACCTCTCTTAACTCTCTCTGGAGGAGTTCATCTTCACACCATAGAGGCACCGGATGAAGAAACAATGGAAAGAATCATGAGAGAGCTGAAGAAAAAAGGTTTCCTGATAGAGGAGGGATAA
- a CDS encoding MFS transporter, producing MRIDEIVEKYVDRKTQRRFLILTSIAWMFDAAGVMLLSFVLPYVIKEWNLTSTQGATIASATFLGMLFGALSVGFVADLLGRKVSNLFFFIVTITFTFLSGFSSSFETLLVLRGLSGFGYGGLMPSFNAYLAEFTSIRLRGRYLVLLESSWAVGSILIGLFAVNVLPNWRWVFWIFSIGYLFVPVFLRMPETPKYAFLKGGKEALERSLGKRVEEEVELPKKEKVPILALLKREHLKDTVVIWIAWFVVSFVYYALFTWAPRIFSSLGVSVVKSSWFTFYMMVAQLPGYLSAAYFIEKWGRKASLGVYFIGTGLVALLWANVRGDASLLAAALVLSFFCLGVWGLVYAYTPELYPTPLRGTGNGAAGVWARIAGIIAPYYTGFMMEKGKSIAETLAWISAMAMFAGVIVLMFGRETKGKYVD from the coding sequence ATGAGAATAGACGAAATAGTTGAAAAATACGTGGACAGAAAAACTCAGAGAAGGTTTCTCATCCTCACTTCTATCGCCTGGATGTTCGACGCTGCCGGTGTTATGCTTCTTTCTTTTGTGCTTCCTTACGTGATAAAGGAATGGAATCTCACCTCTACTCAGGGAGCTACCATAGCGAGTGCTACCTTCCTTGGAATGCTTTTTGGAGCGCTTTCTGTGGGGTTCGTGGCTGACCTTCTTGGAAGGAAAGTTTCCAATCTGTTCTTTTTCATCGTAACGATCACCTTCACTTTTCTGTCCGGCTTTTCCTCATCGTTCGAAACTCTTTTAGTTCTGAGAGGCCTTTCGGGTTTTGGGTATGGAGGCTTGATGCCTTCGTTCAACGCGTATCTTGCAGAATTCACGAGTATCAGACTCAGGGGAAGGTATCTTGTGCTTCTGGAGTCGAGCTGGGCGGTTGGGAGTATACTGATAGGACTCTTCGCAGTGAATGTTCTCCCGAACTGGAGATGGGTCTTCTGGATCTTCTCCATCGGGTACCTTTTTGTTCCGGTGTTTCTTAGGATGCCCGAAACTCCAAAGTACGCGTTTTTGAAGGGTGGAAAAGAAGCGCTGGAAAGGTCTCTGGGTAAAAGAGTGGAGGAAGAGGTGGAGCTTCCAAAAAAAGAGAAAGTTCCCATCCTGGCTCTTTTGAAGAGGGAACATTTGAAAGACACAGTTGTGATCTGGATAGCGTGGTTCGTTGTGAGCTTCGTGTATTACGCTCTGTTCACCTGGGCTCCCAGGATCTTCTCCTCGCTGGGTGTGAGTGTTGTCAAATCTTCCTGGTTCACATTCTACATGATGGTGGCACAGCTTCCCGGGTACCTTTCGGCAGCCTACTTCATAGAAAAATGGGGAAGAAAGGCTTCTCTTGGTGTTTACTTCATAGGAACAGGACTTGTCGCTCTGCTGTGGGCCAACGTGAGAGGAGATGCTTCGCTTCTTGCAGCTGCTTTGGTCCTTTCTTTCTTCTGTCTTGGAGTGTGGGGACTGGTCTATGCCTACACACCGGAGCTGTATCCCACGCCGCTCAGGGGGACTGGAAACGGAGCAGCGGGAGTATGGGCAAGGATAGCGGGTATAATAGCTCCTTACTACACAGGCTTCATGATGGAGAAAGGAAAAAGCATCGCGGAAACCCTCGCATGGATCTCCGCGATGGCAATGTTTGCCGGTGTGATCGTTCTGATGTTTGGAAGAGAAACAAAGGGGAAATACGTGGATTAA
- the pyrH gene encoding UMP kinase, translating to MRVLVKLSGEALSGEGGRGFDPERVDYIVKEIKSAIEEGFKIGIVVGAGNLFRGVELKNLTMARADQIGLLGTVMNSIYLKDIFERSGLKARIYSQIVNLPDVERVNYDSIESALRENSILIFAGGTSNPFFTTDTAAVLRAQEMKAKLVVKATKVDGVYDKDPKKFPDAKKIPHLTFSEAMKMGLKVMDAEAFALCKKLGITVKVINFFEPGTLLKALKGEDVGSTVVPD from the coding sequence ATGAGAGTACTGGTGAAGCTGAGTGGGGAAGCACTCTCGGGAGAAGGAGGCAGAGGCTTCGATCCAGAAAGAGTGGACTACATAGTCAAAGAGATTAAAAGCGCCATCGAGGAAGGTTTCAAAATAGGCATCGTTGTAGGAGCGGGAAATCTTTTCAGGGGTGTCGAGCTGAAGAATCTCACCATGGCAAGGGCCGATCAGATCGGTCTTCTCGGGACGGTGATGAATTCCATATATTTGAAAGACATCTTCGAAAGATCCGGATTGAAAGCTCGAATTTATTCACAGATAGTGAATCTTCCGGATGTGGAAAGGGTGAACTACGATTCTATAGAATCTGCCCTAAGAGAAAACAGCATTCTGATCTTCGCTGGAGGTACGAGCAATCCATTTTTCACAACGGACACGGCAGCCGTTCTGAGAGCCCAGGAGATGAAAGCAAAACTGGTGGTGAAAGCCACAAAAGTGGATGGTGTGTACGATAAAGACCCAAAGAAATTTCCCGATGCTAAGAAGATCCCTCATCTCACGTTCTCAGAAGCGATGAAAATGGGGCTCAAGGTCATGGACGCCGAAGCCTTCGCACTGTGTAAGAAGCTTGGGATCACAGTGAAAGTGATCAATTTCTTCGAACCAGGAACTCTTCTGAAAGCGCTGAAGGGAGAAGACGTGGGAAGCACCGTTGTTCCAGATTAA
- the tsf gene encoding translation elongation factor Ts: protein MEISMDLIKKLREMTGAGILDCKKALEESNGDMEKAVEILRKKGAATAEKKAGRITKEGIIVAYVHFNGRIGVLLEMNCETDFVARTDEFKELAYNLAKQVAAMKPLYVRREDVPAEVIEKEKEIYRAQIKDKPENIVEKIVEGKLEKFFEQVCLYEQTYIFDDTKKVKDLINELIAKTGENIRVSRFTRYEIGEGYEN, encoded by the coding sequence ATGGAAATATCCATGGACCTAATCAAGAAGCTCAGAGAAATGACAGGTGCAGGTATTCTGGACTGTAAAAAAGCCCTTGAGGAATCCAACGGTGATATGGAAAAAGCGGTGGAAATTCTTAGAAAAAAGGGTGCCGCGACAGCTGAAAAGAAAGCTGGAAGAATCACCAAAGAAGGAATCATTGTTGCGTACGTTCACTTCAACGGAAGAATAGGTGTCCTGCTCGAAATGAACTGTGAAACGGACTTCGTGGCCAGAACCGATGAGTTCAAGGAACTCGCTTACAATCTCGCAAAACAGGTTGCCGCAATGAAGCCTCTGTACGTCAGAAGAGAGGACGTCCCGGCGGAAGTCATAGAAAAAGAGAAAGAAATCTACAGAGCTCAGATAAAAGATAAACCTGAAAACATCGTGGAAAAGATCGTAGAAGGAAAGCTCGAGAAATTCTTTGAACAGGTGTGTCTCTACGAACAGACCTACATATTCGACGATACAAAAAAGGTAAAAGATCTCATAAACGAACTCATAGCGAAAACAGGGGAGAATATCAGGGTTTCGAGGTTCACAAGATACGAAATAGGAGAAGGTTACGAAAATTGA
- a CDS encoding Rne/Rng family ribonuclease, whose product MNDGELEEIFFDEIETIAGKIYLGRIEKIVPGLEAAFVKIGKGRNAFLKLNEINEVYKEVVLKGQEVKEGQKILVQVKKDASGKKGPQVTTQIGIADRFVVIFPFKKVIGVSRKIEDASERRRLRTTAFSLRKKYGVGVIMRTAAEGVDEEEIIKNFERALEKWNQVLQKFRRSRKPKLLHEEDPVEQIIKEKVNSKIDRLIYNDRSFLETLQKYLQNLPKKPELEYVEGDLFEKFSVYERLKKLLSRTVPLKSGGNIVIDRTEALTVIDVNSESYTDAENQEELALKTNMEAIEEIVRQLILRNIGGIVVIDFIKQKDPKSYEKLLSRFKEVAKRDGTRIEIFGFTNLGLLEITRKRTTRPLDTLLFTRCPVCSGTGKVLSQKILLKRIREDLKKLKNFEEVTLKVHPNMSGYFKKEDLEKLQKEFKVKLNLDYGWHDPNSYEIRAKTKKGGK is encoded by the coding sequence ATGAACGATGGAGAACTCGAAGAGATCTTTTTCGATGAGATAGAAACGATCGCAGGGAAAATTTACCTTGGAAGGATCGAAAAAATCGTACCAGGACTCGAAGCAGCTTTTGTGAAGATTGGAAAGGGCAGGAACGCCTTTTTGAAACTCAATGAGATAAACGAGGTCTACAAAGAAGTTGTTCTGAAAGGGCAAGAAGTGAAAGAAGGTCAGAAAATACTCGTACAGGTGAAAAAGGATGCCTCGGGGAAAAAAGGACCTCAGGTAACAACCCAGATAGGGATAGCCGACAGATTCGTTGTCATATTTCCTTTTAAAAAGGTGATAGGTGTCTCAAGAAAGATAGAAGATGCTTCAGAAAGACGCAGATTGAGAACTACAGCTTTTTCTCTGAGGAAGAAATACGGTGTCGGTGTAATAATGAGGACAGCAGCGGAAGGTGTGGACGAAGAGGAGATCATAAAGAATTTCGAAAGGGCATTGGAAAAATGGAACCAGGTACTTCAAAAGTTCAGAAGGTCGAGAAAACCGAAATTGCTACACGAAGAAGATCCTGTAGAACAGATCATCAAAGAAAAGGTGAATTCGAAGATAGACAGATTGATTTACAACGACAGATCGTTTCTTGAGACCTTACAGAAATATCTTCAAAATCTTCCGAAAAAACCGGAACTCGAGTACGTAGAAGGCGACCTGTTTGAAAAGTTTTCTGTTTACGAACGCTTGAAAAAACTTCTTTCTCGCACTGTTCCACTGAAAAGTGGCGGAAACATCGTCATAGATCGAACAGAAGCGCTCACCGTCATAGATGTAAACTCGGAAAGCTACACAGACGCCGAAAACCAGGAGGAACTCGCTTTGAAAACGAACATGGAAGCCATCGAAGAAATCGTTCGTCAGTTGATACTCAGAAACATTGGAGGAATCGTGGTGATAGATTTCATAAAGCAGAAAGATCCGAAGAGTTACGAAAAGCTTCTCTCACGATTCAAAGAGGTTGCAAAAAGAGACGGAACAAGAATTGAAATCTTTGGATTCACGAACCTTGGGCTTCTGGAAATAACAAGAAAAAGAACGACAAGACCTCTGGATACACTTCTTTTCACCCGGTGTCCTGTGTGTTCGGGAACAGGGAAGGTGCTTTCTCAAAAGATCCTGCTCAAGAGGATCAGAGAAGATTTGAAAAAATTGAAGAATTTTGAGGAAGTAACATTGAAAGTTCACCCAAACATGTCAGGATACTTCAAAAAGGAAGATTTAGAAAAGCTTCAAAAGGAATTCAAAGTAAAACTAAACCTGGATTATGGCTGGCACGATCCAAATTCTTACGAGATCAGGGCGAAGACTAAGAAAGGAGGAAAGTGA
- the hpf gene encoding ribosome hibernation-promoting factor, HPF/YfiA family — translation MEYRITGKGVEISEAIKNYLEKRLDKVDRVIYDDELVSFDVRIEKDGKNQYVVKFNMNLKGNIINVEERHPDIYTAIDFASDALEKQVKKLKERLKNHSHRKSIPTETPLEEHGEFSPSDKISSIKRVSLLNLDLDEAVMQMDELNHRFLVFRNVNTGEINLLYKDENGEIHLIEMAE, via the coding sequence ATGGAGTACAGGATAACGGGAAAGGGTGTAGAGATTTCCGAAGCCATCAAGAACTATCTGGAAAAAAGGCTCGATAAAGTTGACAGAGTGATCTACGATGATGAACTCGTCTCCTTTGACGTGAGAATAGAAAAAGATGGAAAGAATCAATACGTGGTTAAGTTCAATATGAATCTGAAAGGGAACATCATCAATGTGGAAGAAAGGCATCCGGACATTTACACCGCGATAGACTTCGCCTCGGATGCTCTGGAAAAACAGGTGAAAAAACTGAAAGAAAGGCTGAAGAACCACTCCCATAGAAAGTCTATACCCACTGAAACACCTCTTGAAGAACACGGTGAATTTTCTCCATCCGATAAGATTTCTTCGATAAAAAGAGTTTCTCTTCTCAACCTCGATCTCGATGAAGCAGTCATGCAGATGGATGAGTTGAACCACCGATTCCTCGTTTTCAGAAACGTCAATACTGGTGAAATAAATCTTCTCTATAAGGACGAAAATGGAGAGATCCACCTCATTGAGATGGCAGAGTAA
- a CDS encoding DegV family protein: MDSAVTVGDWELPFPVKTIGIKVYIDDKEYTDGADIDREIFYSLFGKAKNFRTSVPSPLEMERVLRDIISEGCTRIYCVHLSSKLSAFYNVMKSVTERLKEEFPSVTFRVIDTKQLSIGAGYVLLKLMEAVKDGREDLEKVVQEVNERIKIRFSVLEFDYLMKSGRVKTITGMLGNLVKIHPILSIEDGELKVVAKKRGLKNVVEKIVQDLKTDGRKMLGLAYAGEEMKEIILEIEEKLKDEHIERVDIVRLPPTLAVHSGPKMFGAGVFIL, encoded by the coding sequence ATAGACAGCGCCGTTACAGTTGGTGACTGGGAACTTCCGTTTCCTGTAAAAACGATCGGTATAAAGGTCTACATCGACGATAAAGAGTACACAGACGGTGCAGACATCGATAGAGAAATTTTTTACAGTCTCTTTGGAAAGGCAAAAAACTTCAGAACATCCGTTCCTTCTCCGCTTGAAATGGAGAGGGTGCTTCGTGATATAATCTCTGAAGGTTGTACCCGTATATACTGCGTTCATCTATCTTCGAAGCTGAGCGCTTTTTATAATGTGATGAAGAGTGTAACTGAACGTCTAAAAGAAGAGTTCCCGTCGGTGACGTTCAGAGTGATTGATACTAAGCAGCTTTCCATAGGAGCGGGGTACGTTCTTTTAAAACTCATGGAAGCAGTGAAAGACGGCAGAGAAGATCTTGAAAAAGTCGTTCAGGAGGTAAACGAAAGAATAAAGATCCGATTCTCAGTGCTGGAATTCGATTATCTCATGAAGAGCGGAAGGGTAAAGACGATAACAGGAATGCTCGGAAATCTCGTAAAGATACACCCCATTCTGAGCATTGAAGATGGAGAACTCAAAGTGGTGGCGAAAAAACGTGGCTTAAAGAATGTTGTAGAGAAAATCGTTCAGGATCTGAAAACGGACGGAAGAAAAATGCTGGGGCTTGCCTATGCTGGAGAAGAAATGAAAGAGATCATTCTTGAAATAGAAGAAAAACTGAAAGACGAACACATCGAAAGGGTGGACATCGTGAGGTTGCCTCCCACCCTCGCTGTTCATTCTGGTCCCAAGATGTTCGGAGCAGGTGTATTCATACTGTAA
- a CDS encoding F0F1 ATP synthase subunit epsilon — protein sequence MKVKIVTPYGIVYDRESDFISFRTLEGSMGILPRRAPIVAQLSVCDVKIKSGDDEYRLKVAGGFLLCDGKDVIIITEEAGREEDISPDRFIEARERVERVRRFFQSS from the coding sequence GTGAAGGTAAAAATCGTTACACCCTATGGGATCGTGTACGACAGAGAAAGCGATTTCATTTCTTTCAGAACGCTGGAAGGATCCATGGGAATTCTCCCCAGGAGGGCTCCCATAGTAGCACAGCTCTCTGTGTGCGATGTAAAGATAAAATCGGGTGATGATGAATACCGCCTGAAAGTTGCGGGTGGTTTTCTGCTCTGCGATGGAAAAGATGTGATCATAATCACGGAAGAAGCCGGAAGAGAAGAAGACATCTCCCCTGATAGATTCATAGAAGCGAGGGAAAGAGTGGAAAGGGTGAGAAGATTCTTCCAGTCTTCGTAA